Proteins found in one Chaetodon auriga isolate fChaAug3 chromosome 12, fChaAug3.hap1, whole genome shotgun sequence genomic segment:
- the riok1 gene encoding serine/threonine-protein kinase RIO1, whose product MSAVGCVPGQFDDAEEDSNQSELSAMQRQMSDVTVQPSSEPQEGDEAEEEEDEDEEYEVWAWCSPGGDLTKRYNRTSLTCQSNRQNPSSKTLPSTPSDKALRKYEHKINLEKLNYDDSVINKVTTMQKQKEADTYRVKDKSDRATVEQVLDPRTRMILFKMLSRGVISEINGCISTGKEANVYHASTSTAESRAIKIYKTSILLFKDRDKYVSGEFRFRHGYCKGNPRKMVRTWAEKEMRNLIRLQTAGIPCPQPVLLRSHVLLMSFIGKDNMPAPLLKNALLSELKARELYLQVVQNMRKMFQEARLVHADLSEFNMLYHDGDAYIIDVSQSVEHDHPRSLEFLRKDCSNVNEFFVRRGVAVMTVRELFDFITDPSITCHNIDQYLDKAMAIAAERTLEQRSDQDRVDEEVFKKAYIPRTLTEVSHYERDVDLMRAKEEEAAISGHEDNVLYQTLTGLKKDLSGVQTIPALLEDDQSSSSEEEGEEEDDDDDGEDEQKESKEASVDKKEKKKMVKEAQREKRKTKVPKHVKKRKEKVSKMKKGR is encoded by the exons ATGTCGGCGGTCGGTTGTGTACCTGGACAGTTTGATGAcgcagaggaggacag CAACCAATCAGAACTGTCGGCTATGCAGCGTCAgatgagtgatgtcactgtgcagCCTTCATCCGAGCCACAGGAGGGggatgaagcagaggaggaggaggatgaagatgaggagtaTGAAGTGTGGGCGTGGTGTTCACCAGGAGGAGATCTGACCAAAAGATACAACAGGACGAGTCTGACCTGTCAG TCCAACAGACAGAATCCGTCCAGTAAGACTCTGCCGTCAACTCCATCTGATAAAGCTCTGAGGAAATATGAACACAAGATCAACCTGg AAAAACTGAACTACGACGACTCGGTGATCAACAAAGTGACGACgatgcagaaacagaaagaagccGACAC GTACAGAGTGAAGGACAAATCGGATCGAGCCACAGtggagcag gttTTAGATCCTCGAACTCGAATGATTCTCTTTAAGATGCTGAGCAGAGGAGTCATCAGTGAGATCAACGGCTGCATCAGCACAGGGAAGGAG gCCAATGTTTATCATGCCAGCACCTCCACAGCAGAGAGTAGAGCCATCAAGATCTACAAGACCTCCATCCTGCTgttcaaagacagagacaaatatGTGAGCGGAGAGTTCAG GTTCCGTCACGGTTACTGTAAAGGAAACCCCAGGAAGATGGTGAGAACCTGGGcagagaaggagatgaggaacCTCATCAG gctgcagacagcaggaatcCCATGTCCACAGCCTGTCCTGCTCAGAAGTCACGTTCTGTTGATGAGCTTCATTGGAAAAGATAATAT GCCGGCTCCTCTGCTGAAGAACGCGTTGTTGTCAGAGCTGAAGGCTCGAGAGCTTTACCTGCAGGTGGTGCAGAACATGAGAAAGATGTTCCAGGAGGCTCGACTCGTCCACGCCGACCTGAGCGAGTTCAACATGCT GTATCATGATGGAGACGCTTACATCATCGACGTGTCTCAGTCGGTGGAGCATGATCATCCTCGTTCTCTGGAGTTCCTCAGGAAGGACTGCAGCAACGTCAACG AGTTCTTTGTGAGACGCGGTGTGGCCGTGATGACGGTCAGAGAGTTGTTTGACTTCATCACCGACCCGTCCATCACCTGCCACAACATCGACCAATACCTGGACAAG GCGATGGCGATTGCAGCAGAGAGGACGCTGGAGCAGCGATCGGATCAGGACCGAGTGGACGAGGAG GTGTTTAAGAAGGCCTACATCCCTCGCACTCTGACAGAGGTGAGTCACTACGAGCGGGACGTGGACCTGATGAGGGCGAAGGAGGAAGAGGCCGCCATCAGTGGACACGAAGACAAC GTTCTGTACCAGACGCTGACGGGGCTGAAGAAGGATCTGTCTGGAGTTCAAACG attcctgctctgctggaggATGACCAGTCTTCATcctcagaggaggaaggggaggaggaggatgatgatgatgatggggaaGACGAGCAGAAGGAGAGCAAAGAAGCCTCCGTCGACAAAAAG gaaaagaagaagatggtgaaagaagctcagagagaaaaaagaaaaaccaaagtACCGAAACatgtgaagaagaggaaagagaaggtgTCCAAGATGAAGAAAGGAAGATGA
- the cdyl gene encoding chromodomain Y-like protein isoform X2, which translates to MATEEFYEVERIMDKRKNKKGKVEYLVRWRGYGSEGDTWEPESHLSTCMIYVHDFNRQYAEWQRDNTLLRSTRSSPSHHCNPAHRPPCRPPPPAAVRSDIIGGLTGDCDQVKPGLGPAHLPPTGLTRPAFISSQQPPLAGRFSSSLMSAPLAGSARRSMDLSKTGIKILVPKSPMNNRMDAEESPNEVAHGLEAGAQEAHLVPPEVALLVKPAGVQLGPGEERARMGTRPRNQNPLPPPRVPVTPAAIRSLSGTGNSALMEAVAANGMPGMQSAVAGATSVTGKRRLEERSAFDKRLRFSVRQTESAYRYRDIVVKKQDGFTHILLSTKSSENNTLNPEVMKEIQSAMATAASDDSKMVLLGAVGSVFCCGLDFLYFIRRLTDDRKKESIKMAETIRTFVNTFIQFRKPIVAAVNGPAVGLGAAILPLCDVVWANEKAWFQTPYTSYGQTPDACSSFTFPRIMGLASANELLLSGRKLTAQEACSKGLISQVLWPGTFTQEVMLRIKELVTVDSLVLRESKALMRNTSRSALEQANERECEALKRVWGSSQGTDSILQHLQRRTELC; encoded by the exons TACCTGGTCAGATGGAGAGGTTATGGCTCAGAGGGGGACACCTGGGAGCCTGAGAGTCACCTGTCCACCTGTATGATCTATGTCCACGACTTTAATCGTCAGTACGCCGAGTGGCAGAGAGACAACACGTTGCTACGCTCCACCCGCAGCTCACCCAGCCACCACTGCAACCCCGCCCACAGACCGCCTTGCAGGCCGCCGCCCCCCGCTGCTGTTCGCAGTGACATCATTGGAGGTTTAACTGGAGACTGTGATCAGGTTAAACCTGGTCTTGGTCCGGCTCACCTGCCCCCCACTGGACTGACCCGCCCAGCCTTCATCAGTTCCCAGCAACCCCCGCTGGCCGGCAggttcagcagcagtctgatgTCAGCACCTCTGGCCGGCTCCGCCCGCCGCAGCATGGACCTTTCCAAGACTGGCATTAAGATCCTGGTTCCTAAGAGTCCGATGAATAACCGTATGGACGCAGAGGAGTCTCCCAATGAAGTGGCTCACGGTTTGGAAGCCGGCGCTCAAGAGGCTCACCTGGTCCCACCTGAGGTTGCTCTGTTAGTGAAACCCGCAGGAGTCCAGCTGGGGCCCGGAGAGGAGAGGGCACGCATGGGGACCAGACCCCGCAACCAAAACCCCCTGCCCCCACCCCGAGTACCTGTCACACCTGCTGCCATACGCTCCCTCAGCGGCACAG GTAACTCTGCGTTGATGGAGGCTGTCGCTGCTAATGGGATGCCAGGTATGCAGAGTGCTGTTGCCGGAGCAACCAGCGTGACGGGGAAACGTCGTCTGGAGGAACGTTCTGCTTTCGACAAACGTCTCCGGTTCAGCGTCCGACAGACAGAAAGCGCTTACCGTTACCGTGACATTGTGGTGAAGAAACAAGATGGCTTCACTCACATCCTGCTGTCAACCAAGAGCTCCGAGAACAACACGCTCAACCCTGAG GTGATGAAGGAGATCCAGAGCGCCATGGCGACAGCAGCATCAGATGACAGTAAGATGGTGTTGCTCGGCGCCGTCGGCAGCGTCTTCTGCTGCGGCCTCGACTTCCTGTATTTCATTAGACGCCTAACAGACGACAGGAAGAAGGAGAGCATCAAGATGGCTGAAACCATCAG GACCTTTGTCAACACCTTCATCCAGTTCAGGAAGCCGATTGTGGCAGCGGTCAATGGGCCAGCGGTTGGCCTCGGCGCCGCCATCCTCCCACTCTGTGATGTAGTGTGGGCCAATGAGAAGGCCTGGTTCCAAACGCCGTACACGTCCTATGGCCAGACGCCCGATGCCTGCTCATCCTTCACCTTTCCCCGCATCATGGGCCTCGCCTCG gctaatgagctgctgctgagcggCAGGAAGTTGACGGCTCAGGAGGCGTGTTCTAAAGGCTTGATTTctcaggttctgtggccaggAACcttcacacaggaagtgatgctaCGAATCAAAGAGCTGGTGACTGTCGACTCACTG GTTCTGCGGGAGTCAAAAGCCCTGATGAGGAACACCAGCCGCAGTGCTCTGGAGCAAGCTAATGAGCGTGAGTGTGAAGCCCTGAAGAGAGTTTGGGGCTCATCGCAGGGAACCGACTCCATCCTGCAGCACCTGCAGAGGAGAACCGAGCTCTGCTAG
- the rpp40 gene encoding ribonuclease P protein subunit p40 has product MKMSGDLAQAPRSLLVCDQSSFLDEKNRLSSQVEQLHFNYKVSVLLPECISIPPHLDAVLNSFSNFYLIRELPIHELLNKDFLETAVYQGSVYGVSYRTRIDEDNCVALTPNGHLSLSLDKDSFELLGVEGKPSRFNHRTNCRFVVSVDLTDSSMAPGGRGYQRLLTGLRSRLQLKADFLLSHHPGGGASLQALLSRYDWSVHTPEISSYTLTDLSCPAMLTSGLQSCDPHSFLEWIGAVDARISCENSSNSFLSSLVCPEPKMTVSRALSVSVYGLLLPQDVHRLIHQIRCYLEHPQLESWVSVTVHGFVDSPVSWGGNEHGVLRGGENLYSLLMFHDHTYHLHLATGAHDTCPP; this is encoded by the exons ATGAAGATGTCCGGGGATCTGGCTCAGGCTCCGcggtctctgctggtctgtgATCAGTCTAGTTTCCTGGATGAGAAGAACCGACTGAGTTCAcaggtggagcagctgcacTTCAACTACAAG GTGTCTGTGCTGCTACCTGAGTGTATCTCCATCCCCCCTCACCTGGATGCTGTGTTAAACAGTTTCAGCAATTTCTACCTGATCAGAGAGCTGCCCATACACGAACTGCTGAACAAAGACTTCCTGGAAACCGCCGTGTACCAGG gtaGTGTGTATGGTGTGTCCTACAGGACCAGGATAGATGAAGATAACTGTGTTGCTCTGACGCCAAACG gtcacctgtctctctctctggataAAGACTCCTTTGAGTTGTTGGGAGTTGAAGGGAAACCGTCCAGATTCAACCACAGAACAAACTGCAGATTTG TAGTGTCTGtagatttgactgacagcagcatggCTCCTGGTGGGCGGGGTTACCAGAGACTCCTCACGGGTCTGAGGTCACGACTACAACTGAAGGCCGACTTCCTGCTATCACACCATCCAG GGGGCGGAGCCTCTCTGCAGGCCCTTCTGTCGCGATACGATTGGTCGGTGCACACACCTGAGATCAGCAGTTACACCCTGACAGACCTGTCCTGCCCCGCCATGCTGACCTCTGGCctgcagtcatgtgaccctCACAGCTTCCTGGAGTGGATCGGAGCTGTGGACGCCCGGATCAGCTG tgAGAACTCATCCAACAGCTTCCTGTCCTCACTGGTCTGTCCTGAGCCAAAGATGACAGTGAGTCGAGCTCTGAGCGTCTCCGTCTACGGACTGCTGCTTCCTCAGGACGTCCACAGATTGATCCACCAGATCAG GTGCTACCTGGAGCATCCTCAGTTGGAATCCTGGGTGTCAGTGACAGTTCATGGTTTTGTTGACAGTCCAGTTTCGTGGGGAGGCAACGAACACGGAGTCCTGAGAGGAGGCGAGAACCTCTATAGTCTGCTGATGTTCCATGACCACACCTACCACCTCCACCTGGCTACAGGAGCACATGACACCTGTCCaccatga
- the cdyl gene encoding chromodomain Y-like protein isoform X1: MATEEFYEVERIMDKRKNKKGKVEYLVRWRGYGSEGDTWEPESHLSTCMIYVHDFNRQYAEWQRDNTLLRSTRSSPSHHCNPAHRPPCRPPPPAAVRSDIIGGLTGDCDQVKPGLGPAHLPPTGLTRPAFISSQQPPLAGRFSSSLMSAPLAGSARRSMDLSKTGIKILVPKSPMNNRMDAEESPNEVAHGLEAGAQEAHLVPPEVALLVKPAGVQLGPGEERARMGTRPRNQNPLPPPRVPVTPAAIRSLSGTGLMISVRTPPGNSALMEAVAANGMPGMQSAVAGATSVTGKRRLEERSAFDKRLRFSVRQTESAYRYRDIVVKKQDGFTHILLSTKSSENNTLNPEVMKEIQSAMATAASDDSKMVLLGAVGSVFCCGLDFLYFIRRLTDDRKKESIKMAETIRTFVNTFIQFRKPIVAAVNGPAVGLGAAILPLCDVVWANEKAWFQTPYTSYGQTPDACSSFTFPRIMGLASANELLLSGRKLTAQEACSKGLISQVLWPGTFTQEVMLRIKELVTVDSLVLRESKALMRNTSRSALEQANERECEALKRVWGSSQGTDSILQHLQRRTELC, translated from the exons TACCTGGTCAGATGGAGAGGTTATGGCTCAGAGGGGGACACCTGGGAGCCTGAGAGTCACCTGTCCACCTGTATGATCTATGTCCACGACTTTAATCGTCAGTACGCCGAGTGGCAGAGAGACAACACGTTGCTACGCTCCACCCGCAGCTCACCCAGCCACCACTGCAACCCCGCCCACAGACCGCCTTGCAGGCCGCCGCCCCCCGCTGCTGTTCGCAGTGACATCATTGGAGGTTTAACTGGAGACTGTGATCAGGTTAAACCTGGTCTTGGTCCGGCTCACCTGCCCCCCACTGGACTGACCCGCCCAGCCTTCATCAGTTCCCAGCAACCCCCGCTGGCCGGCAggttcagcagcagtctgatgTCAGCACCTCTGGCCGGCTCCGCCCGCCGCAGCATGGACCTTTCCAAGACTGGCATTAAGATCCTGGTTCCTAAGAGTCCGATGAATAACCGTATGGACGCAGAGGAGTCTCCCAATGAAGTGGCTCACGGTTTGGAAGCCGGCGCTCAAGAGGCTCACCTGGTCCCACCTGAGGTTGCTCTGTTAGTGAAACCCGCAGGAGTCCAGCTGGGGCCCGGAGAGGAGAGGGCACGCATGGGGACCAGACCCCGCAACCAAAACCCCCTGCCCCCACCCCGAGTACCTGTCACACCTGCTGCCATACGCTCCCTCAGCGGCACAG GTCTGATGATCAGCGTTCGGACTCCTCCAGGTAACTCTGCGTTGATGGAGGCTGTCGCTGCTAATGGGATGCCAGGTATGCAGAGTGCTGTTGCCGGAGCAACCAGCGTGACGGGGAAACGTCGTCTGGAGGAACGTTCTGCTTTCGACAAACGTCTCCGGTTCAGCGTCCGACAGACAGAAAGCGCTTACCGTTACCGTGACATTGTGGTGAAGAAACAAGATGGCTTCACTCACATCCTGCTGTCAACCAAGAGCTCCGAGAACAACACGCTCAACCCTGAG GTGATGAAGGAGATCCAGAGCGCCATGGCGACAGCAGCATCAGATGACAGTAAGATGGTGTTGCTCGGCGCCGTCGGCAGCGTCTTCTGCTGCGGCCTCGACTTCCTGTATTTCATTAGACGCCTAACAGACGACAGGAAGAAGGAGAGCATCAAGATGGCTGAAACCATCAG GACCTTTGTCAACACCTTCATCCAGTTCAGGAAGCCGATTGTGGCAGCGGTCAATGGGCCAGCGGTTGGCCTCGGCGCCGCCATCCTCCCACTCTGTGATGTAGTGTGGGCCAATGAGAAGGCCTGGTTCCAAACGCCGTACACGTCCTATGGCCAGACGCCCGATGCCTGCTCATCCTTCACCTTTCCCCGCATCATGGGCCTCGCCTCG gctaatgagctgctgctgagcggCAGGAAGTTGACGGCTCAGGAGGCGTGTTCTAAAGGCTTGATTTctcaggttctgtggccaggAACcttcacacaggaagtgatgctaCGAATCAAAGAGCTGGTGACTGTCGACTCACTG GTTCTGCGGGAGTCAAAAGCCCTGATGAGGAACACCAGCCGCAGTGCTCTGGAGCAAGCTAATGAGCGTGAGTGTGAAGCCCTGAAGAGAGTTTGGGGCTCATCGCAGGGAACCGACTCCATCCTGCAGCACCTGCAGAGGAGAACCGAGCTCTGCTAG
- the LOC143329109 gene encoding inositol monophosphatase 1-like, which translates to MTDWTDCLNFGISVAKQASEIVLSAFQEQKDVKLKSSPADLVTETDQRVEKILISAIKNKYPQHRFIGEESVAAGERLELTDSPTWIIDPIDGTVNFVHRFPFVAISIAFTVNKQTEFGIVYSCVEDKLFYAQRGRGAFLNGEPLHTSGQEDVSRCVVVTEIGAERDDLALSTMTSNIFRLLSLPVHGVRALGTAAVDMCQVATGAADAYYHIGMHCWDIAASAIIVQEAGGVVMDTDGSEFDMMSRRVIAASSSAVANRITQVIQVFPCRRDDEEPYKCVCGATGVNGV; encoded by the exons atgaccgACTGGACCGACTGTCTGAACTTCGGCATCTCTGTTGCCAAACAGGCCAGTGAG ATTGTCCTGTCAGCGTTTCAGGAGCAGAAAGACGTGAAGCTGAAAAGTTCTCCGGCTGATTTGGTGACAGAAACTGATCAGAGAGTCGAGAAGATCCTCATCTCTGCCATTAAGAACAAATACCCACAACACAG GTTCATTGGGGAGGAGTCTGTAGCTGCAGGTGAGCGTCTCGAGCTGACTGACAGTCCCACCTGGATCATCGACCCCATCGATGGGACTGTTAACTTTGTACACAG gtttcCATTTGTGGCCATCTCCATCGCCTTCACTGTCAACAAACAG ACGGAGTTTGGAATTGTGTACAGCTGTGTGGAGGACAAGCTGTTCTAtgctcagagaggaagaggagcgttTCTGAATGGAGAGCCGCTGCACACCTCCGGGCAGGAAg ATGTCAGCAGGTGTGTAGTGGTGACGGAGATTGGGGCCGAGCGTGATGACCTTGCTCTGTCCACCATGACGTCCAACATCTTTAGACTCCTGAGTCTACCTGTACATGG TGTCCGTGCACTGGGGACGGCGGCGGTCGACATGTGTCAGGTGGCGACGGGGGCAGCCGACGCCTACTATCACATCGGGATGCACTGCTGGGACATCGCCGCCTCCGCCATCATTGTCCAGGAAGCCGGAGGTGTTGTCATGGATACAGATG GCTCAGAGTTCGACATGATGTCAAGGAGAGTCATCGCTGCGAGCTCGTCTGCTGTGGCCAATCGTATCACTCAGGTCATCCAAGTGTTTCCCTGTCGCCGTGACGATGAAGAGCCCTACAAGTGTGTCTGTGGAGCGACAGGTGTGAACGGAGTGTAg